The Pseudorca crassidens isolate mPseCra1 chromosome 3, mPseCra1.hap1, whole genome shotgun sequence genome includes the window GCTTACAGGCCACATTAGAAAGCTCAAACTACGtggtttattaaattaatttaaaacaggcAACAAGAAGTAAGGGGGAAGACATGGGGTGAGCTGACAAACATAGGTGTCAGTGAGGAGGAGAGCCGCACCACCTGATCCTGGGCATACGTGGACATGTGTGTGTCCTGTTCTCCCTGCCACCTAGCCTCCCTGCTGATGGTGAGGTTATGAGGAACAGGGTCCAGGAGACACCAGGGGTCCTGGGCCAATGCATACAGGTGCAGCCACACAGGGACAGGCTCTCCTGTGGAGAGTCCCAGCAGCGGCTGCTTAAGATCTGTGAAAACTGAGTGCCTCAGGGGTTCTGAATGCTTAGTAGCTATTGTATACTTAGTGATCATGATTTTTTAATGCCTCTTGTATACTTAATGATCACAAATATTTAGTGACCAGATGCCTCACATTTACTTACCTTTGTCTTGGTGTTTCCATCCCATCCATCAATTTGTGGATTACTGGCGTCTTtgctatgttgagtcttccagtTCACGAACACTGTATGTCATTTATTTAGATCAtcgttcatttctttcatcatcattttgtaattttcagcagCAAgtcctgtacatgttttgttagatttatacctgtgtttcattttttttggagTGATTTTACAtggctatgtttttttttttttttttttttttttttttttttttttttttttttttgcggtacgcgggcctctcactgttgtggcctctcccgttgcggagcacaggctccggacacccgGCTTCGCCGAATCCCAGCTTGGGGCCTGAGCGCAGCGTGCAGGCCAAGCCTCAGGGGTCCTGAGCACTTTTTGTCTTCTTGGGACTGTGTAAGGAAGCTTGAATTAGCCATGGGGAGAGATGGTGAGAAGAACCAAAGTCTTCAGATATGCGAGAGAGGCTACCAGACCAGCACCTTCCCAGGGACCCTCCCCCCACAATGACCCATGACTGATTGACCAACTGACCCCCCAGCTAGCCCCAAATGCCTATGAGCCAGCCTTCAGCATGTTCGCTAACTACCAGCTTTCTTGGGGGTCCAGCTCAAACTGCTGACCTACAGGCCCTCTAGGACATTTGGGGTTGATCTGCCATCCTGTAGGAGAGAACAGGAAGGACATGACCCAAAGAGGGCTGCAGGTGACTGGGAGTGAGCTGAAGACAAGGCAGCGGGAGAGAGAGGTGGCCTGGAGGCCCAAGGGCAGTGCTCACGGGAGGGGCTGCTGGGTCCAAAGTTGAGAGGGAGGTGAGAAGCACCAGGACCTGGTGTCCCCAGAGACCTGTGCAGGAGGCAGTAGAACTGAGCTGaccaggaggtgggagggaggggaatgggCAGAGAAAAGGATGAAGTTTTAGAGCTTTTGCTGGGCATGCATTGGAGAAAATCAAAGCCTTCATGAAGTTTTGTGAGCAATGCATGGAAACAAAACCCTGGCTGGGGGTAGGGGAGTGGGGGGGCACTAGGCAGATCCTGATGACCAGGGCTGGGGCAGCCATGTAACAGGGTGACATAGGGGGAGAAGAGCTCAGTTCAGCCCAGATCCAACGGCACTGGGAGCCGGGTGACCCAGTTCTCCAAATTCTAATCCAGGGTCTGGGGGAGCACAGAAACTCGGAGAGGGGGGAGGCGTCCATTTGCTTTTTCACTTGGGAGATTCTTGAATATGTTGGTGAACATATGGGAACTGATACAGTAGGGAGGAGAGACTAGATGTGCAGCAGGGGCTGGGTGCAGGCCACGCCCAGGAGAGAGGTGCGGTGGGCTCTTTGACTTGGGCCAGGCTAAGCTGAGAATTCCAGAAACTAAGGACACTTTATCTGCAGTGGACATGGATGTTTCTGAGGCTTCCCAGGCTGCATTCTTCCTCTGGGATCTCCCAcctcctttcttcatctttcaTAGGGACATGGGGAGAACGACCAAGATAATTCTGGTGAAGGGAATGTGTGACATGTGGCAGTGGGCTGGAGAAAGGGCTTGAAGTTCCATCGAGGCAGGCAGACGGAAAGGCTGTGGCCACCCAAAGGGACATCATGCCCCTCTTCCCACATGGTCTCTAAGGGATGCTACCATGCAGCCGGGCCAGCCCCTGTCCATCCCACACTCCACCTACTGGATAGAATCGATGGAGACACCCAGTCTCCTCTTCTTTTTAGTGCATATCCATGTATTagtttcacatttctttttaaatcagggTGAAATTCACATAAGCATAAACCATTCTAAAGTGAGCAATTCagtagcatttagtacattcacaatcaCCTCTTCCTAGCtctgaaacattttcatcaccccaaaagtgAACACTCTGTATTCCCCCCTCTACCCTccagccactggcaaccactatctactttctgtctctatggatttgcctgttacGGATGTTTCCTATAAATGGGATCACGCAATATGggactttttgtgtctggcttctttaacttagcacAGTGTTTTTTGAGGCTCATCTATGTTGTATGTGCCATTCCTTTTTTAGGGCTGAACAGTATTCCACtatatggatagaccacatttttgtttatccattcatctgttatgGAAATTTGGGCTATTTCCACCTTTGGGatgttacaaataatgctgctctgaatgtGACATGGGTGCATGGGTATGAGTCCTTGTGTGTATCtgggggtggaattgctgggccatgtGGTGCTTTCTTCTTTAAGCATGAGTCTGATGAGCTTTCTCTACCAAGGCAGGCAGCTCTGCATACTTTATGCTTCTGAACCTGATAACCCTGAGAGATGATCAGATTTTAGACCGGAGCTacccaacagaactttctgtaatGATGGAGACCTTCTATATCTGTTTTGTCCaatgtggtagccactagccatgtgtggctagGGTGACTGAGAAACTGcacctttgtatttaattttaattaactgaaaATTAAATAGGCCCTGTGGCTGTATTAGCTCAGCCTTAGAAGTGACAAAAGAAGGACTGACTACCCCTTAGAGCACCTCCCACCTCacgcttttaaaaaataattaattaattaattaatttattggctgcattgggtcttccttgctgctcccgggctttctctagttgcagtgagcaggggctgctcttcattgcggtgtgcaggcaggctcagtagctgtagcgcacgggcttagttgtcctgcggcatgtgggatcttcccggacctgggcttgaacccatgccccctgcattggcaggcggattcttaaccactgtgccgccagggaggTCCTCATACCTCCATCTTAACACTCCACTTTAGGAAATTAAAATCTGGAGCTCCACGATGATACTTGGAAAACCCAAGCTCCCTGCTCCTGagaaacttttctttcttaaataccgCGGAAGGGGTTGAAGATATACAACGACCTACATGAATATCAACGCAAAAATCAAATTTAAGCTAGAATTGAAGGCTGTCACTGCAAACATAATGTATACCTCTCCAGAAGGCTCTATAATCTCTTCCATAATTCCTTGCAATTTGTTTCACTGAAATGGGTCCCACTGGGTAATGTGGGTCCTGCTATCTCTACCTACACTGCAGGGGAGTCTGGTGTTTTTTCCATCCACACTGATAGTTCCTATCAATTTTTGGTGCGAATAGTCTCATAGTGCTAGGATATTTTCTAAAGACTAGCAGATATGTGGTTAGCTCCAGATAGTGCCTAGGGAGCCCTGGTTTGAGTACATCTAATTTTAGTAAGATAACTATCTATTGTATAATATTCCTAAATTATTTTACTGGCCTGtatttattgttaaaataaaaaaatgaatggaatcaCTAAGGATAATGACAGCAGGAATagacatttactgagctcttatACTGTGCTAGAGATTTTTAAACAAGGGGATTAGTAtagatgaactcatttaatcccttCACTCCATGAAGTAGGTGCCATTAACATTCTCATTTCTCAGTTGACTTTGCAGGAGCATCTCTGGGACACTACAACCCCTATTTATAACAGAATGTGGAATTCAGGAAGTCATCTTCTGAAATATCCACATATATATTACTTAATCTGGTCCTAACAATGTCCACTTTAAATTTACTATATTCACAAACGTAATTTTCCTCATCAAACTCAAGgtacaaattattttattgactttAGCGATCAGTTTAAGGGGATCTCTGATTAACGTTTGACCAACCCAAATTTAACAAttgaaattcttttaaataattattctatTTACCATgagatttcctttaaaaacttaaacCTACTTTCGAAATATAATTTGACATTTTCAAATGCTGACAAACCCTTCCCAAGACCTTAGAATTCCCAGTACGTTATACAATTCTGATCGCATGTTCTCTAAAAAACTAAGTCATGCactcatacattttaaaatggaaatcatgTTTACCTATCAGAACCTCAAGTGGTAAAGTTTCTTTCAAGGTTAAACACTTTCAATACCAGATCAATCTACCAGATTTTCCCTGGGATAAAACAGCTACGTATTTGGTGTCTAAATGTCAGAGTGATGACACTTTCCGGAACCAAAGTAGCTTGTCACCGGTAATAACAAAGACACCTTCAGGATGAGTGGGATTGAAACCCCATGAATTTGATGGTGGCAAAACTCAAAACGGCCGCGTGTCAGACGCCATTCCCCGCACAAAATGAACACTGAGCCCACTGTGCGCCTACGCGCACCCAAATCATGCCTCGGGGTCGGTTTCCCGCAAGCCCTGCCTTGCGCAGGTTCGCACAGGAACGCGCTCAAAAGGACACAGCCCTCGACCAGTGCGGCTCTTTTCTAGAAGATATGGGTGGCTCTGAAAAGAGCCTTTGGTGTCACGGGGCCCCCGGGGCGCACAGCCGTTTCCGGCCCGCCTCCGCGGCCTCACTTGCCCTTGGCCTTGTGGTGGCTCTCCGTCTTCTTGGGCAGCAACACGGCCTGGATGTTGGGCAGGACGCCGCCCTGCGCGATGGTCACGCGGCCCAACAGCTTGTTGAGCTCTTCGTCGTTGCGGATAGCCAACTGCAGGTGGCGCGGGATAATGCGAGTCTTCTTGTTGTCGCGCGCCGCGTTACCCGCCAGCTCCAGGATCTCAGCCGTCAGGTACTCCAGCACGGCTGCTAGATACACAGGCGCACCAGCACCCACACGCTCAGAATAGTTACCTTTCCGGAGCAGCCGGTGCACTCGGCCGACAGGAAACTGCAGGCCCGCGCGCGACGAGCGCGACTTCGCTTTCGCGCGCGCCTTGCCTCCCTGTTTGCCTCGGCCGGACATCTCCCAATCAGGCGCGGGGAAAGAAGAAAGCCGAGAAACAGAACCCCAGGCAACGAAGCCGTAATACTCAGGGAGTCCTTATATATGGTCTTGAGGTAGTGGAGCCGGAGCCTCCCAATTGGGTAGCGATAGTGGCCAAT containing:
- the H2AC25 gene encoding histone H2A type 3, with amino-acid sequence MSGRGKQGGKARAKAKSRSSRAGLQFPVGRVHRLLRKGNYSERVGAGAPVYLAAVLEYLTAEILELAGNAARDNKKTRIIPRHLQLAIRNDEELNKLLGRVTIAQGGVLPNIQAVLLPKKTESHHKAKGK